A segment of the Zingiber officinale cultivar Zhangliang chromosome 8B, Zo_v1.1, whole genome shotgun sequence genome:
GCTTCCCCATTTTTTTCTTCGAATTTATGCTTTTGTAGTTGTTTCTGCTTGGTGCTAGAAATGGATGGCTGATAGAATTTGTTTACAAATTTTGGTAGATGGCGGCGAGACTTCAGCAGCTGCGATCTAAGGCTGTGCAAGCCTCTGAATTTGTGTCTAAGCACGGATGCGCCTACTACAAGGAGATTATGGAGAAGAATAAGCATCATATTGTGCAGCCACCGACCGTCGAAAAGTGCCAAGAGTTGTCAAAGCAGCTCTTTTACACTCGTCTTGCAAGGTTCGCCTCTTTATACATTATCCCTGCTTGGCTGCTCTGTCAGGCCTGAACTGTGTGAATGggtaaaaacttttttttttttttggattgctCTTCTGTGTTGATCAGCTGTTAGAGCGAGGCATCAGCCAACAATTGTAGATTTCTTCTTAGATTATTTTGATttgttttgaaaatgaaaaaattatCATGCAGTACAACTATCTTGATGAAAAACTGGATGGCATTAGTAAAATGCTCTTATATGTTAGTTCATCTTATGACTACATTATAACAAAATACATATTGCCCCTATAGCTGATTGCCATAACCTTTTGGAATATTTATACGAGGAAACACTCTATTGAAGCAAAAGGATTTAGGTCAGGAATTTGACTTTGTGAAGAACTGGTGTTTAATGCAAAGATTGTAAATTGcaaacatatttcaactaattGCCAGTTTTAAGTGTTTGGAGTTGTTGTAGACTCTGAAACTTATTTCTTTAGGATTTTGGTGCTTTTACATAATGGAAGCTCAAAGCTACTACTTACTGACAAAATAGCTTGCAACTATGAGGGATCTTCATCTGGAAATCTTATGAGAGAAATATATCCTTATTCTGATGTGGTGAATGTTATCTTTTTTAAATCTTTCAGTTTGTTATCTTGATACTTACTTGAGTGGGTAATTAGCAAGGTGAAGGGGTTTCAGCTTAATTTCGGCTTGAATTTCTTTTAACTATTATGCTTCTGTATATTTTGGAAGTTCTATAGTAAATTGATAAACCTAATCGTTCATGGTCGCCCTGGAATGATTGTTTAACCATGCAGCTAGACTCGAATAACTTCCACTATAGAATGTACATGActttagggctgtaaacaagccaagccgagccgagctttggggtgttcaagattgtttgataagatagtcgagccgagcttaaaatgaaccaagcttttgaaatgagtgttcaagcttggcttggtttattttttatgagcttgagtttgtttgaaacttgacttgagcttggttcatttagatgttatcaagctctcaattcaagcttggcttgagcttggtttgagtttagtttgagcttggttcgtttagatgttatcaagctctcaattcaagcttgtttgattgtttgaaacttttaattgtttgtttggttattaatattgataatttaaatttatttatttatttatttattttattttattatttatttatcatattgaaaagagttttattaataaatatggttcgtgaacattgttcacgaacattgttcacgaacattgttcacgaacattaacgagctgaacacatatgtgttcaagcttgtttgtttagctaaacaagttgttcaagcttgtttgtttaattaatcttatgtatattgaacgaacataaacaagctcttaccaagatgaacaccaagcttgttcacgaacgcttggttcatttacagccctacatgACTCTAAGAATGTTGggtgttggggttcaatcaaagtcccacattggaaagatttagtaaaaatcatggggttaaaaagatgcaagatatctccattggcataaggccttttggggagagtccaagagcaaagccatgagggtcttggcccaaagtgggcaatatcatgtcattatggaaatatgtggacatcctttgggtgcaacaaatggtatcagagccatggtacGAACCAGATACCATGTGGGttgccttgaacgaagttgagagtgagtccggagtaggtcagggtgatcggatgttcgtgggaggcctggagcaggtcagggtgatcagaTACTTGTGCGGAAGCAAGtaagtcagggtgaccagatgctcacaGGGAGGTccgaagtaggtcagggtgacgggatactcgcggggaggcttggagcaggtcaggatgactggatgcttgcgggAGGATTGTTGGAGTTCAATCAaaatcccacattggaaagatttggtaaaaatcATAGGATTAAAAGGATGcaaaatatctccattgacatgagaccttttggatagagcccaagagcaaaatcataagggcttaagcccaaagtggacaatatcatgtcattgtggagatatgctGACATCCTTTGGTCgtaacaaatggtatcaaagctatggTACGAACTAGATAccatgtggggtggccttgaacgaagttgagggtgggcccggagtaagtcagggtgaccggatgttcgtgggaggcctggagcaggtcagggtgatcggatacttgtgcggaagtaagtaggtcagggtgaccagatgctcgcagggaggtccgaatcaggtcagggtgaccggatactcgcggggaggcttggaacatgtcaggatgactggatgttTGCGGGAGGcctggagtaggtcaaggtgacgaGATACTCGTGGGGAggtgagtaggtcaaggtgatcggatgctcgcactgaggcccgaagcaggtcaaagTGGtcgaatgctcgcggggaggtcCGGAGTAGCTCAAAGTGATCAGGTGCTTGCGGGAAGGCCCAGAGCAGGTCAAAGTGATCAAATGTTCGTGGGGAGGcccagaccatgagagtaattgtggtccttcgtttgaggggaggattgttggggttcaatcaaagacccacattggaaagatttgataaagatcatggggttaaaaggatgcaagatatctccattggcatgaggccttttgggtagagcccaagagcaaagccatgagggcctagacccaaagtggacaatatcatgtcattgtggagatatgtggacatcctttgggcgcaacaaatggtatcagagccatggtacGAACCAAATAccatgtggggtggccttgaacgaagttgagggtgagctcggagtaggtcagggtgaccggatgttcgtgggaggcctggagcaggtcagggtgatcggatacttatgtggaagcaagtaggtcagggtgaccagatgctcgcagggaggcccgaagtaggtcagggtaaccggatactcgcggggaggcttGGAGCaagtcaggatgactggatgcttgcgggaggcctggagcaggtaagccgtcaaggtgaccagatactCGCGAGGAGACGAGTAGGTCAGAGTGATCGGATGCTCGCagtgaggcccgaagcaggtcaaggtggctgaatgctcacggggaggcccgaagtaggtcaaggtgaccgggtgTGGATGCTTATGGGGAGGCTCAGAGCAGGTCAAAGTGAtcagatgctcgcggggaggcccggaccatgagagtaattgtggtccttcatttgagaggaggattgttggggttcaatcaaagtctcacattggaaagatttggtaaagatcatgggaataaaaggatgcaagatatcttcattggcatgagataTTTTGGGAAGAGTCCAAAAGCAAAGTCATGAAGGTCTTGATCCAAAATAGACAATATtatatcattatggagatatatgGATATCCTTTGGCACAACATTGAGCAAGTTGAGTGATTGTTTAAATTGCAGGATCATGTTTCAACAGTCATGATAGCTATGTTACATGGTTTTGTTACAGCATTCCTGGGCGATATGAGTCATTCTGGAAGGAACTTGATGGAGTGAAGCACATCTGGCGAAACAGAAACGAGCTCAAAATCGAGGATGCAGGGATTGCAGCATTATTCGGGCTCGAGTTGTATGCGTGGTTCTGTGTTGGCGAGATAGTGGGAAGAGGATTTACTTTCACAGGTTACTACGTCTAAAATCTAATGCAAGATccatttgttttttgttttttgttttttggtttttggtttttgttttttgttttttgtttaggTTTTTGATGGTGGATAATGGGGTTTCCTTTCATCTCAGTCATTGATTTTGGCTGTAAATTCATTAAGCTTCAAATCAGCTAGACGAAATTGTAAGTTCTCGAATAATTTGGAGGCTTCTTTTGTCATCAGAGTTATCTAAACGAAACAGCAAAACCATATTCATTCTTAATATGCGAGTCCGCCTCTTAACTATTAAATACTATGGATTATAACTATCTTAAGGTTTTGGTGAGCCAACAGATTGTAAAAAAGAATGTTTTTTCTATAATAAAATGTTTATTTCTCAAATTTAtgatgttttatataaaaaaaattattaaacataaaaaaggacaataaaatatttaaagaatGGATGTTgaacaagtaaattaaatataaggaaaaatatttttaaccccTTCTATTTTCTATCAATagtattttattcttatatttgaaaaaataacatttaacttcctctaatcaaattcaaatgtgataaaaaaaaattataaaaggcTATTACGTGCGTGATGTTTCTGAGTTTTTTTTAGTACTTTTATACtaaatttattgataatttacattcacttccatttcttaATTtactgatttattaattaaaatcaataaattaTAGATAATCTCTAATAATATAAATTAGAGATGATAACATACCCTTCGTACTTATCCTTATTTATTATATCTATCTCCATACTCATCCTTATACTCATCGGGTATTAACTTTCATATTCATCCTCATACCAGTCAGAGGTTCGGGTATCCATATCCTATTCATTATCCTATTACTCCTTACTATTctcgttttttttaaaatatttcaatgtATTTGTCTGCTCTTCCTTGTCTCGTGCTCATTCGACCGGATGAACATTTTCCGTAGAAAAAAAGATGAGATATGTGTGTTTGCTCTTCCTTGTCTCGTGCTCCTTCGATCGGATGAACATTTTTCGTGGAAAAAAAGATGAGATATGTGTTAATGACAGGATAAAGAGGCAAACTAAGTCCTTTTTTTATCCGAGACATAAAACGagctaaaatttttttctttccctatatatatatatatatatatatatatatataggtagaTATATAATCAAGTATCGGGTAGGGTATGAGTAGGATTTTACGACATCTACCTCTATATCCATACCCGAAAATACTCATACCCGAATACCCATTTACTATAATCGGATATAAAAATTCCTTTCATGTCTTCCTCTATTTGCGTCGGATGTCGGATTACCGATCGGATTTGGataaaattgtcatccctaataaagattaatatttaattatataaataaaataaaattaagtagttTAAAATGTATATTTTCGTGGACCGCACAACCTTCaaatacaatatataataattatttttttcacttCCCCTAAATTTAAAAGTTTAGATCTGCCCCTATCCACGATTATATAAGGTTAAGTTCTCTAAGTGAAAATAGGTGAAtgtataattttcttttcttacgcGAAGAgctttttttttctcataaaaAAATGTAGAACCGCCACATCAGTGGCCCCCTAGAGTcgatcccacggatatggagggaggtaaatgcaggtatacAGTTAAAAGTGCATGACCGGAATGTTAACCCCAAGCAATGACACCCCAAGGATCGAACCCTAGACCTTTCAGCCACGAAACCATGCGCCCccagctgtgctacgccctgggctGAGAAACCCTGGACCTTTCTCATGCATGCACGCGAACCTCACATTTCAATTCATCACTGACTTGATTGTTAAAGAGAGTAACACTGATAATGTCAACCCTCAGCTGAGTAGCTTTATATTGCAGGATATCGAGAGCGAACGCATTGACAAATCGACATCAATCATAGATCCAAGCGAGTGACGAAAGGCACCATCACTggatgcttatatatatatatattttatatatatatatttttcttcaaCATCCATcaattttaatcaataattaaacagctgacaaaaaaaaaaacatctaattattttctatataaattaatatatttttcctcttaatattatgaaaaaaatatcaaaaacataatgacataattatttttttacaatttttttccaTATTTAACTTTGATTAAAGGaagttaagtgttattttttaaaaacagtgGAGTAAAATACTACCTATAGAAAATAGAAGGGTTAAACGTATTTTTCCCTTAAATATATGCATAATAATAAATGTTAAATGGATGATTCGAACAGCTGATTACTTCCAACAGCCAACACCAGCTGCAGCCGAATTGCCATTAAAAGATGCCCCGACAAGACAGGGACTCGCAGTGGGGAGGCGGCTTCCTTACCCTCTTCGACTTTGACGACGATAAAGCCAACTAAAAAGACGGTTTGATTCCGCCGCAAGCTCGGACACTGGACGCCACGAGCTTCGGCGCCGACGAGTGCGATCGAACCCCGTTCGCCCGAGGTCTGACGTGATCCTTTCCCTctcaatttagttttttttttttttgacctttTCAATGATTTCGTTCAATTTTGTCGCTTGTTCTGTCTTAGCTGATGTTAATGATGGCGTCGATCTATCCCCTCCCTTTTCCTTGCTACTTTGGCGATTTGGGGCATCTTGTTGCCCTAGATGAGTCTATGCGAAATCCTTATCCAAATAGATTCTTTTGTTTATTGAATATTCTGGTTTTTGTTTCTGGTACTCGTCGATCTCTTTCGTCCGGGAATTTGATATTCAATTTTATGTTTCTTATAGTTAATCCTTGCGAAGAAGGTTGAGTTGTGTGATAGTATCGTGCTGGAATAAGCAACTGACATTGACATTAGAATCAAAGAAAAGTTGGAATATTGTGAATGCTCAAGTGAACGAATTTACAAGAGGAATTTGGTCATAGAATTATATGTACGTAGATTGTTTATTTATCCCATGCCTCTATATAGTAAACAAGGATCTAGATCTCGGAGCAGAGAAGAATAAAGAAAAGTTATGATGTCACAGTAAGAATTGGGAGCACTTCTTTTTTCTCGTCAATGGGGAATGAATAAATTAGGActatttctttaaaataaaatcatttaaaaacactATTATTGGAATTCCTCGTGTAATATTTATAGTTAGGCGTAGATTTCTCTGCTGCACAATTTCCTTACTTGACTTTGTATTTTACAGTAGTTACTACACAGTTAGTtctatagtttttttttatgagCCGACATGATTTTAATCAAATTGAGTTAGCAGAAATATTTTTCTTGCTTTAAGATCATTGAATGCAAAATTTTACTAGCAAgataaactttttaaaatatttcattaaaCATCTTAGTTGTCTAAGCCTCAAAACTGTATTATCCTACCAAATTGATCTAGCAGAAATGTTTTTCTTGCTTTAAGATCATTGAATGCAAAATTTTACTAAGCAAAATAAACTTTTTAAAAGATTTGGTTAAACATCTTAGTTGCCTAGGCCTCAAAACTGTATTATCCTACTAAACTATACATTGAACTGGACACCAAAGTTCTAAGCTGGAAGCCATTATTGGTTTCTAGTAGTTTTGCTGAATTGAGCACCCCAGTCAGCGTATTAGTTGTGTTTATCTTGCACAAATATTTTCCTTTATTGTATATTCCCTCCAATTTCTGTATCTTTCATATAAATTTATATGTTACTTTACCTTGGCCAGAGATACTATTCAAGCAATACTAGTTGGTTATGAGTTAATTCCTTGCATTGTACTATTAATCTTATTCGGATAGCCACTTCTTTTGGTAGTCCACTAAAATATCCTTTCACAATCTCTAATATCTGAATTCCTGATCTACCTTTTTGCAGAAATCATATTGATAGCTGATTATAGTATCTTCAGGTTTCATTAAAGATATTCATATAACATTTTGCTTAACTGATGATTGTTGCTAAGGTCAGTATCTTAGTGCAATCAAATGTTTAACTTTTCTAATGGCATAAAGATATGCAATTAAGTTGGTGTTGCATTTCAATTCTTTTGTATAGGTTGGGTTTGAATAAAGTAAATCAGCTTGATGGATGATATTTAtggaaagatagatgttttcccAGAGCACTTCCAGCCCATCAAAGCATCTGAAAGTTCTCTGCAAGGAAGCAATTCAAGAGATGATCATAAACTGAGGTGAAATATTACATTGCTATATACATTTATTTCAGTTCCGTTGGACTTAAACATCATCACTTTTCATGTTTACTTCATTGGCCCAGATCACAAAGTCATTCATGGACTGTAAGAAGGGTGATTGGAGCTGCATCTCTTTTGAACTTGTTTTCTCTACCTCGTCTTCGATGGGGATCTGGCGAAGATGACGAGAAGGTTGCTACATGGTTTTTAGTATCCAAGTGCCTTGAGTCAAGTTCATATTAAGATACTGAGAATAATTTTTTTGCTAGCAGGTCGAACTTACTAGAGCAGAACTGGAGTCCCTTCAGTCTGAAATTGTGGATGCAGAGGACAGAGAGATGCATCTAAAAGCTCAGTAAGTTCCATTATCTTTACCATGACCTCAAATTATCATGACTTCAGAGTTCAGAATAATTTTGCTGTATGGATTCTAATTGGTATTCTACTTGtctttttcttcaagacttcaatACTTGGACTCTAAATTTACCCCCTCTAGACCTGTTTCAGACATTGAAACTCCAACACTGACATCAGAGTGGACACCCCACAATTGACACCTTATTCATcacatgtaattttttttttgtggttCATATTCAAATCCACTTCTATATCAGATACTTGTATATGAGTTCAAGTAACAAATCTTTTCAGGGGTGTCTTCAACCTCTAGTACATAAGAATGCTTTGAGATTGGAAATTCTAGTCCAAAATATTAAATAGATACATAACTTGTAACTCTACTTTTATAGAGATTTAATATTAAAAACTTGAACTACAATCTTTTTTGGAACAAGCATAAGTGAAGATCAGTGACGACGACTTTTGTTTATATGGTAATTGTTGTTATTGATCAAAACTAGATACTAAGATGCTGTCTTAGCCTATGTAAATTGTGTTATCTTAAAATATGGATATTAATCTCAGTGTTACTACCTTATATACATATGAGTTATATCTTTGTTCACATGTTTCCCTTTCAGCCATAATATTATGCTTTGTTGTGTGCTTATATGCAATTTAAGGTACTATATCTACTTAGAGTTGAGACCTGGAACGTTATAGTACTTTATCCTTTTAGTTCCCAATGACTTGAAATGTTTGCCTTGTCTGATTCTGTTTTAAATGCTGCTAACTTCCTTTTGCCTACTACTGAATTCATCTTATTTCACCTATTCAATGAATTGTATATTTTGGAATTTACCTATATGTGGCGTAGTAGAATGAGAAATTCAATTGAATGTTTTGAGTTGCTAGGAGAAAATATAGTTTCAATTGTTCTCCAGCAGTTAGTATATATAACTTGATAGATATTAAAATAAAAGGCAATATATTAAAGATGGTATGGATATGTTCATAATGTTTCATAGTGTATCTTAATAAATTGTATTAATTAGAGATGGATTGTGAGGCATAGAATCAGGCAATAACTGTACTCAACAGTTTCTTTAGTTTGGAATAGGATTTTTGTAGCCAACCTAAAAAATGTTGGAACATACGGCTTTGTTGTTTCGACACCCTGGAAGTCTGTTGTTGCTTTTTCGTTGGTTATGCAGTTATGGTTATAACTTAATGGACTACATCTGAACCATGGTTAAAGGGCTAGAATTACTAGCCCAATACTAAAGTGCATGATCATCCAGCAGATCCTGCATCAGTTTATTTTATAGACAGATACACATAGATGTCACTGATTAAACCTAATATAGTTGCATCCCTTTTGATATCACTTGAGATACTACATTGTTTCTTCTATGACTGGTTAGTGACCTAGTAGCTAAAATTGTGGTTTCACTTTGATCTGCCTGATGTAAAAATACTCTCCCTTTTACACCAGGCTGGAACACGTTGATGGCATTTTGAGATCCGCACGGCTTTGTGGTTATCTCTATGTTCGAACTGTATGTTTATCTGGCCCCTTTTCCTTTCTCTCTCTCCCAACTTTATGAGGACTATAGCAACTTGAATCTCTTTTTGTGTAGAGATGGACACAACTTCCTGGAGAACCTCCTATAATAGATGATGATGATATAGATGATTGGCTTCCTCGATTTGTTATACTCCACGGTTCATCTATCTATTATTATGTCAGATCCTTTGGTAATTTTCTAGTTGCATTATTTCCTTTAAATCTGGTCTTCacttattttcttttatcaatAGAATTGAGCAAATGATTCATGCTTGTTCAAATCTTTATTTGTTTTACCATTTCCCCAGACATGAGTCCTCAGGATACTACAAATTTATCTGAAATTGTTGAAATGGGACCGCTCCCAAGCTTCATTGACGAAGACAAAGAAACGAGATATGCCTTTTACCTTTTGACCAATCAAGGATTGCGATTTGAATGCTCAAGTATTTCTCGAGGACAGGTGAATTAtgcttttgagtttttttttttttgtgaagttCTAACACGGTAACACCCAACATCGACATCATTTATCTAGAATATGATAACAAAAAACTAATTGAtttttgtttgatttgtgagCTCCAAATGATATTGGGATTGGTTTACTATTTGTCTGTTTCAAGCCAATCACAATATCGAATAGACATCTCATTCGAGCACCTTGAACACAACCAAAATTTTACTCTCCTGACAAATCAATTAACTCGATCAATATCTGTTTGTAAATTTTGTTATCTTAAGTGATATTGCAACGAGCTATTCATCTTGTGATATTGAGCACCAGGTTTATTCTCATGTTTCAGGTGGAATCATGGTTGTCTACATTAGGAACAGATTGCAAACTCGAGTCTGGATCAACTCTTTAAGATTTAAGGAAATCATAGGATTTATTGTATAGGTAATCCCTTAGCAATTTGTAAATATTTCATAGTCATTTCTCTTTAAGCTATGTACATTAATGTTCTCGATATATTCTCATTGGTGTTTCAATTGGGTGTTTTTGTAGCTTGTTCATTTATGTTCTACTCTGGAAGATTGCAAataagcatttttttttaaaaaaaaatattatctacatTTTTCTACTTGTCTATTTTGCTTGAATATTTTGAATTACTTGACTTGAATATTATGTAGCTTTACATAAATCTTAGTAGAGTTTTGATGAGCTTCTCAATAAGTTTCCTATGCATCAGATTG
Coding sequences within it:
- the LOC122014353 gene encoding uncharacterized protein LOC122014353, which codes for MAARLQQLRSKAVQASEFVSKHGCAYYKEIMEKNKHHIVQPPTVEKCQELSKQLFYTRLASIPGRYESFWKELDGVKHIWRNRNELKIEDAGIAALFGLELYAWFCVGEIVGRGFTFTGYYV
- the LOC122017382 gene encoding uncharacterized protein LOC122017382 isoform X2; the protein is MDDIYGKIDVFPEHFQPIKASESSLQGSNSRDDHKLRSQSHSWTVRRVIGAASLLNLFSLPRLRWGSGEDDEKVELTRAELESLQSEIVDAEDREMHLKAQLEHVDGILRSARLCGYLYVRTRWTQLPGEPPIIDDDDIDDWLPRFVILHGSSIYYYVRSFDMSPQDTTNLSEIVEMGPLPSFIDEDKETRYAFYLLTNQGLRFECSSISRGQVESWLSTLGTDCKLESGSTL
- the LOC122017382 gene encoding uncharacterized protein LOC122017382 isoform X1; the encoded protein is MDDIYGKIDVFPEHFQPIKASESSLQGSNSRDDHKLRSQSHSWTVRRVIGAASLLNLFSLPRLRWGSGEDDEKQVELTRAELESLQSEIVDAEDREMHLKAQLEHVDGILRSARLCGYLYVRTRWTQLPGEPPIIDDDDIDDWLPRFVILHGSSIYYYVRSFDMSPQDTTNLSEIVEMGPLPSFIDEDKETRYAFYLLTNQGLRFECSSISRGQVESWLSTLGTDCKLESGSTL